In Pedobacter sp. SL55, the following proteins share a genomic window:
- a CDS encoding trimeric intracellular cation channel family protein, translating into MILVLTEIIEVLGTISFAISGTFAAIQKRLDPFGVLIIAFVTSIGGGTVRDLLLGDTPVAWMRDVNYCLLILVTSILTLFFKHQIKKFKVTLFLFDSLGLGLFTLVGVQKGIVFGLDPGICIALGTITGCFGGVIRDTLLNTIPLIFRKEIYATACIAGGMLYFGMLYFNLAADLAKIIVIVFIVTLRILVVRYKLALPRFGY; encoded by the coding sequence ATGATTTTAGTACTTACCGAAATTATTGAGGTATTGGGAACTATTTCCTTTGCCATTTCAGGTACATTTGCCGCAATACAAAAGCGCTTGGATCCGTTTGGCGTATTAATTATCGCTTTTGTAACCTCTATTGGTGGCGGTACTGTGCGTGATTTGTTGTTGGGAGACACGCCAGTAGCTTGGATGCGTGATGTGAACTATTGCTTGCTTATTTTGGTAACTTCTATCCTCACGCTATTCTTTAAGCACCAAATTAAAAAATTCAAAGTAACGCTATTTCTTTTCGACTCGTTAGGTTTGGGTTTGTTTACTTTAGTAGGCGTACAAAAAGGAATTGTATTTGGCTTAGATCCGGGTATTTGTATTGCACTTGGAACTATTACTGGTTGCTTTGGTGGGGTAATTAGAGATACTTTGTTAAACACTATACCGCTAATATTTAGGAAAGAAATTTATGCTACCGCTTGTATTGCTGGTGGTATGCTTTATTTTGGAATGTTGTATTTTAACCTTGCGGCAGATTTAGCTAAAATCATCGTAATTGTTTTTATTGTAACGCTGCGCATACTTGTAGTACGTTATAAATTGGCACTGCCAAGGTTTGGGTATTAA